The following coding sequences are from one Pseudonocardia sp. HH130630-07 window:
- a CDS encoding DUF6414 family protein, producing the protein MRPNEINALLDIATPILVREVARFVVRSRNRAEIKDMMDQAEAAEVSIGAEKIAAQRAIHELAASDTADVAEAVAAALQVDARRTDTREYHATVTDDRNAILICDTAHFVTADPDRLLDGRFTILGKVIKPLTSSTSILANNKLLRRFQPKAIDELLDALVPDEKVAEHFDLSFDAEIVNAVTVMPIAIYI; encoded by the coding sequence GTGCGCCCGAACGAGATCAACGCCCTCTTGGACATCGCGACCCCTATTCTGGTCAGGGAGGTCGCTCGGTTCGTCGTCCGGAGCCGAAATCGGGCCGAGATTAAGGACATGATGGACCAGGCCGAGGCTGCGGAGGTCAGCATAGGCGCGGAGAAGATCGCCGCGCAGCGTGCTATTCACGAGCTAGCAGCGTCTGATACAGCTGATGTCGCCGAGGCTGTCGCCGCGGCACTTCAAGTCGATGCACGACGGACGGACACCCGCGAGTACCACGCTACTGTCACCGACGACCGTAATGCTATTCTTATCTGCGACACGGCACATTTTGTGACCGCGGATCCCGATCGGCTCCTTGATGGCCGATTCACCATCCTCGGGAAGGTCATCAAGCCGCTGACTTCGAGCACGTCGATTCTCGCCAACAACAAACTGCTGCGACGATTCCAGCCAAAGGCGATCGACGAGCTTCTTGATGCGTTGGTTCCCGATGAAAAAGTAGCCGAGCACTTCGATTTATCCTTCGACGCGGAAATTGTCAACGCCGTCACTGTCATGCCCATCGCGATATACATCTGA
- a CDS encoding winged helix-turn-helix domain-containing protein — protein sequence MTEHTGRPKYLQVADELRRAIRAGSYPVGSELPSTSQLTRTYEVSTTVVRAAVRELRQEGVVQGQPGKAVYVTAEPGDEPDADRSDLAVRLRELEDRTSTALAALEARVAELEGRTSEQ from the coding sequence ATGACCGAGCACACGGGGCGCCCGAAGTACCTACAGGTGGCCGACGAGCTACGCCGCGCGATCCGCGCCGGCTCCTACCCCGTCGGGAGCGAGCTGCCCTCGACGTCGCAGCTCACCCGCACCTACGAGGTGTCGACGACCGTCGTACGCGCCGCGGTCCGCGAACTGCGCCAGGAGGGCGTCGTCCAGGGGCAGCCCGGCAAGGCCGTGTACGTCACCGCCGAGCCCGGCGACGAGCCTGATGCCGATCGCTCCGACCTCGCCGTCCGACTGCGCGAGCTGGAGGACCGCACCTCGACCGCTCTCGCCGCGCTCGAAGCCCGGGTGGCCGAGCTGGAGGGCCGGACCTCGGAGCAGTAG
- a CDS encoding helix-turn-helix domain-containing protein, translating into MTTTGAPSAGPTFYDVQEVAAMLKMSRMTVYRAISTGELRAVRVRGRWLVPAQVIETLVENAVAGVPADLRGGA; encoded by the coding sequence ATGACGACGACCGGAGCCCCGAGTGCGGGGCCGACCTTCTACGACGTCCAGGAGGTGGCCGCGATGCTGAAGATGTCGCGGATGACCGTCTACCGGGCGATCTCGACCGGGGAGCTGCGGGCGGTCCGCGTGCGGGGCCGCTGGCTGGTCCCGGCGCAGGTCATCGAGACCCTCGTCGAGAACGCCGTCGCCGGTGTCCCCGCCGACCTGCGGGGCGGTGCGTGA
- a CDS encoding WhiB family transcriptional regulator gives MVEREDDRWRDRAGCRSVDPELFFPVAENGAAYARQVTRAKRVCGRCPVQAACLEWAIESQPHGIAGGMTAAERRRARAVRPARRVTACRGEVAFKVPVGVRQVPSRSRSPIVADGRAALAGGVPRREVAAAFGVSRRTVDRWAATLSVADTTPGGGR, from the coding sequence ATGGTAGAGCGCGAGGACGACCGGTGGCGCGACCGCGCCGGATGCCGGTCGGTGGACCCCGAGCTGTTCTTCCCGGTCGCGGAGAACGGCGCTGCGTACGCCCGGCAGGTCACCCGTGCGAAGCGGGTCTGCGGCCGGTGCCCGGTGCAGGCCGCGTGCCTGGAGTGGGCGATCGAGTCCCAGCCGCACGGCATCGCCGGCGGGATGACGGCCGCCGAGCGCCGCCGGGCCCGCGCGGTCCGGCCCGCCCGGCGCGTCACCGCGTGCCGAGGTGAGGTCGCCTTCAAGGTTCCGGTCGGAGTCCGGCAGGTCCCATCCCGGAGCCGGTCCCCGATCGTCGCCGACGGTCGGGCCGCCCTCGCGGGGGGCGTCCCGCGACGCGAGGTCGCGGCGGCTTTCGGGGTGTCGCGACGCACGGTCGACCGCTGGGCCGCGACCCTGTCCGTCGCCGACACGACCCCGGGTGGTGGTCGGTGA
- a CDS encoding type IV secretory system conjugative DNA transfer family protein, protein MEILFSSTALVLAVFAAGALLAWARGARALAAGLAVVALLPAATIVTALSWPALVAVVGLAGVIVWHRWSRSSATVSRWAARSRRKVGVASSLDIVRHAGTLAVRRRTGTVRPSLAALSRWQRARLATSEAAVELCRTGVLRVWALVEDVVIVVGGPRTGKTGWLAGRVLDAPGAALVTSTRTDLLDLCAPLRRQDRGEVFVFNPAGLGARASTITFDPLTGCSDPVTATERATDMLAAVASGSGGDREFWDGQARRVLAALLHAAALGGRRMADVLGWVADPDAAGREVPALLRRSGVTAFEQDAMQFITTNERTRSSITSSVMPALGWLTHPAAAAAAKPGDGFDVARLLDDRATVFLLGAEEAQTAPLVCALTGHIAREARRLAAGQSKGRLDPPLGLFLDEAALISPVPLESWTADMGGRGVTILCAFQSRAQLLARWGEHKAATILNNTAAVMIFGGTRDKADLEFWSTLAGERDERVTTTDDHGRVASRSVRKVPVLAPAQIANLPAGRVVVIRRGIAPVIGRAQMAWRRRDVRRRARLLARIEAETRWHRRSETARAWADLQLEHALTVLAGRWPGRFGEAAERVRSSNRMFAELRAIRRGGEQGQAAEATALQDPGPDVAPPGPPAGGADDGRWQR, encoded by the coding sequence ATGGAGATCCTGTTCAGCTCCACCGCGCTCGTGCTGGCGGTGTTCGCCGCGGGCGCGCTGCTCGCCTGGGCGCGCGGCGCCCGCGCCCTGGCGGCCGGCCTCGCCGTGGTCGCGCTGCTCCCGGCGGCGACGATCGTCACCGCCCTGTCCTGGCCCGCGCTTGTCGCGGTGGTCGGTCTGGCGGGGGTGATCGTGTGGCACCGCTGGTCGCGCTCCTCGGCCACGGTGTCCCGATGGGCGGCCCGGTCGCGCCGCAAGGTCGGCGTGGCCTCGTCGCTGGACATCGTCCGCCACGCCGGAACCCTCGCCGTCCGGCGCCGCACCGGCACCGTCCGGCCGTCCCTGGCCGCTCTGTCGCGGTGGCAGCGGGCCCGGCTCGCCACCAGCGAGGCCGCCGTCGAGCTGTGCCGCACCGGCGTGCTGCGGGTGTGGGCGCTGGTCGAGGACGTCGTGATCGTCGTCGGCGGCCCCCGCACCGGCAAGACAGGCTGGCTCGCCGGGCGCGTCCTCGACGCCCCCGGCGCCGCCCTGGTCACCTCCACCCGCACCGACCTGCTCGACCTCTGCGCGCCGCTGCGCCGTCAGGACCGGGGTGAGGTGTTCGTGTTCAACCCGGCCGGCCTCGGGGCACGGGCCAGCACGATAACGTTCGATCCGCTGACCGGCTGCTCGGATCCGGTGACTGCGACCGAGCGGGCGACGGACATGCTCGCCGCCGTCGCCTCTGGCAGTGGTGGGGATCGGGAGTTCTGGGACGGTCAGGCCCGCCGCGTGCTGGCCGCGCTGTTGCACGCCGCCGCTCTCGGCGGTCGGCGGATGGCCGATGTGCTCGGGTGGGTCGCCGACCCCGACGCCGCCGGCCGCGAGGTCCCCGCGCTGCTGCGCCGCTCCGGGGTGACCGCGTTCGAACAGGACGCCATGCAGTTCATCACCACCAACGAACGCACCCGCTCCTCGATCACCTCCTCGGTGATGCCCGCCCTCGGGTGGCTGACCCACCCGGCTGCCGCCGCGGCGGCCAAGCCGGGGGACGGCTTCGACGTCGCCCGACTCCTCGACGACCGGGCGACGGTGTTCCTGCTCGGCGCCGAGGAGGCCCAGACCGCACCCCTGGTCTGCGCTCTCACGGGGCACATCGCCCGCGAAGCCCGACGCCTCGCCGCCGGGCAGTCCAAGGGCCGGTTGGACCCGCCGCTGGGGTTGTTCCTGGACGAGGCCGCCCTGATCAGCCCGGTCCCGCTGGAGTCGTGGACTGCAGACATGGGCGGGCGCGGGGTCACGATCCTGTGCGCGTTCCAGTCCCGCGCCCAGCTCCTCGCACGGTGGGGCGAGCACAAGGCCGCGACGATCCTGAACAACACCGCCGCCGTGATGATCTTCGGTGGGACCCGGGACAAGGCGGATCTGGAGTTCTGGTCCACCCTCGCGGGTGAGCGGGACGAGCGGGTCACCACGACCGACGACCACGGCCGAGTCGCCTCCCGCAGTGTGCGGAAGGTGCCGGTGTTGGCGCCGGCGCAGATCGCGAACCTGCCCGCTGGCCGGGTGGTCGTGATCCGGCGTGGGATCGCCCCGGTGATCGGCCGGGCGCAGATGGCGTGGCGCCGCCGCGATGTCCGGCGTCGGGCCCGGCTGCTGGCCCGGATCGAGGCGGAGACCCGCTGGCACCGCCGCAGCGAGACGGCCCGGGCGTGGGCGGACCTCCAGCTCGAACATGCCCTCACCGTGCTCGCCGGCCGTTGGCCGGGGCGGTTCGGGGAGGCGGCGGAGCGGGTGCGGTCGTCGAACCGGATGTTCGCCGAGCTGCGCGCGATCCGCCGCGGTGGGGAGCAGGGCCAGGCCGCCGAGGCGACGGCGCTGCAAGATCCCGGCCCCGACGTCGCACCGCCCGGCCCACCGGCAGGCGGCGCAGATGACGGGCGGTGGCAGCGATGA
- the mobF gene encoding MobF family relaxase, with product MVGVLSIASGYSPEYLLKEVAAGRENYYTGAVAEGEPPGRWWGAGAEKLGLRGLVEAQDMRAVYERFLDPRDEGFHDPSRWDEVGTLGHTGRKYLSEDEIYTAALEREPDASAERRAELRTEAGKSARHNVAFLDVTFSVQKSVTMLHTAFEAREVAARNAGDEATAVAWGEFRQAVEDAIWAGNNAALAYLQDKAGYSRVGHHGGAAGRWVDAHNFVVASFFQHDSRDRDPQLHIHDTILNRVEGPDGVWRTLDGRSLYRWRPAAAAVAERTCEERITHSLGMLLATRPDGKSREVVGIAEETMALFSQRRRAVTAKTGELFELFEQRYGRAPNSAERDRISRQATFATRASKSHDGETREEFLDRINDRMRADIDGGLAAVADAVLAARPGDVAPQAFNPQVVIELALSDVASRKAGWTRADLTRAVNAALPDYLGIPDGTDVATLLDQLTDEAILYAVAMDAERPGESLLPPDLLLANGESAMRAPGGRIYSTPDQVRSERILLAAVTARDGAALTEQAAAAFLTRLDDEEVHLGADQAAAVRGVLTSGARVETLVGPAGTGKSFVVGTVARAWTDTSATPDEPGRRVFGLATSQVATDVLTGEGLTARNVTRWLVTQDRLAAAPAERRTVDGDEAWRLRAGDLVVVDESAMTDTAALAAIHGHTAAAGAKLLLVGDHKQLAAVGAGGGMDMLAAAGSRYELTDARRFTDGWERAASLRLRAGDETVLREYHQQGRLIDSGTRDDAEASAARGWLADTLDGRRSLLLVDTNDQAARLSAQLRTELVRLGRVDEHGAPLGMQGTFAGVGDLVQARRNGWNLVGVEGNRRGPINRETYRVTAVRDDGALEVTTDPIGDGGERLVLPADYVAEHLALGYASTVHAAQGATVDTTHTVATPNTAAAALYVGMSRGRSSNTAHVATRTGPQDAAEGTTHEHGVHRDPVATLAGILDTSEQAVERSSLTFAADSVAEALSTRTAADLLSEGAQLAATERTNAALDRLVDTGALTVEQRTRIAAEDGTGALTRILRRAELAGHDPDTVLGDAVERGPLTGARTVSNVLYSRIRDGHRFDPVGQSWTDWTPRVEDKEWDTYLSALAEAADDRAHTLGAELADAPQPWALAAFGEAPDDGPARAAWADRVGRVAAYREARGHDDPDDALGPARSPGRSSSSPPTARRGATSDGPRSTASTWSCPTASSGCACVPTTASWPPRPATSPTSSPPPTRPRPATSRTPPCAAPKPTRRPTRPSSSASPRRPPRPRRSPRSWNSARPSWPRSTTPAAAGSPTPPRPARRPSCPRPSCSPATPTTTPTTGSPPPSGRPPTTPPSPTTTDTARSPRATSPTTSTTPDPTRTGMWPSRGGRTRARPRRSRPGRMSCGSRTPSRPSSRSSTPAGCSTRSPTATPSTNPRTSAPTSSSAGTPTTPRLKASTT from the coding sequence GTGGTCGGGGTGCTGAGCATCGCGTCCGGGTACAGCCCGGAGTACCTGTTGAAGGAGGTCGCGGCCGGGCGGGAGAACTACTACACCGGCGCGGTCGCCGAGGGGGAGCCACCGGGGCGCTGGTGGGGTGCCGGGGCGGAGAAGCTGGGGCTGCGTGGGCTGGTCGAGGCCCAGGACATGCGCGCGGTCTATGAGCGGTTCCTCGACCCGCGGGACGAGGGGTTCCACGACCCGTCCCGGTGGGACGAGGTCGGGACACTGGGACACACGGGACGCAAGTACCTGTCCGAGGACGAGATCTACACCGCCGCGCTGGAACGCGAACCGGACGCCTCGGCGGAACGCCGGGCCGAGCTGCGTACCGAAGCCGGGAAGTCGGCCCGGCACAACGTCGCCTTCCTCGACGTCACGTTCTCCGTGCAGAAGTCGGTGACGATGCTGCACACCGCGTTCGAGGCCCGCGAGGTCGCCGCCCGCAACGCCGGCGACGAGGCCACCGCCGTGGCGTGGGGCGAGTTCCGCCAGGCCGTCGAGGACGCGATCTGGGCGGGCAACAACGCCGCCCTGGCCTACCTGCAGGACAAGGCCGGCTACTCCCGCGTCGGGCACCACGGCGGCGCCGCGGGCCGGTGGGTCGACGCGCACAACTTCGTCGTCGCGTCGTTCTTCCAGCACGACTCCCGCGACCGGGACCCGCAGCTGCACATCCACGACACGATCCTCAACCGCGTCGAGGGCCCCGACGGGGTGTGGCGGACCCTGGACGGGCGCAGCCTCTACCGGTGGCGCCCGGCCGCCGCCGCGGTCGCGGAGCGGACGTGCGAGGAGCGGATCACCCACTCGCTCGGGATGCTGCTCGCGACCCGTCCGGACGGGAAGTCCCGCGAGGTCGTCGGCATCGCCGAGGAGACGATGGCGCTGTTCTCCCAGCGCCGCCGCGCGGTCACCGCCAAGACCGGCGAGCTGTTCGAGCTGTTCGAGCAGCGCTACGGGCGCGCCCCGAACTCCGCCGAGCGCGACCGGATCTCCCGGCAGGCCACGTTCGCCACGCGGGCGTCGAAGTCGCACGACGGGGAGACCCGCGAGGAGTTCCTCGACCGGATCAACGACCGGATGCGCGCCGACATCGACGGCGGCCTGGCCGCGGTCGCCGACGCCGTCCTGGCCGCCCGCCCCGGGGACGTCGCGCCACAGGCGTTCAACCCGCAGGTGGTCATCGAGCTCGCGCTGTCCGACGTCGCCTCCCGCAAAGCCGGCTGGACCCGCGCGGACCTCACCCGCGCGGTCAACGCCGCCCTGCCCGACTACCTCGGGATCCCCGACGGAACCGACGTCGCGACCCTGCTCGACCAGCTCACCGACGAGGCCATCCTGTACGCGGTCGCGATGGACGCCGAACGCCCCGGGGAGTCGCTGCTGCCGCCCGACCTGCTGCTGGCCAACGGCGAGTCCGCGATGCGCGCCCCGGGCGGGCGGATCTACTCCACCCCCGACCAGGTCCGCTCCGAACGCATCCTGCTCGCCGCCGTCACCGCCCGCGACGGCGCCGCACTCACCGAGCAGGCCGCGGCCGCGTTCCTGACCCGCCTCGACGACGAGGAAGTCCACCTCGGAGCCGACCAGGCCGCCGCGGTCCGCGGGGTCCTCACCTCAGGTGCCCGGGTCGAGACCCTCGTCGGGCCGGCCGGGACCGGGAAGTCCTTCGTCGTCGGCACCGTCGCCCGCGCCTGGACCGACACCAGTGCCACACCGGACGAGCCCGGTCGACGGGTGTTCGGGCTGGCGACCAGCCAGGTCGCCACCGACGTCCTCACCGGAGAAGGACTGACCGCGCGCAACGTCACCCGATGGCTCGTGACGCAGGACCGGCTCGCCGCCGCGCCCGCCGAGCGCCGCACCGTCGACGGCGACGAGGCGTGGCGGCTGCGCGCCGGGGACCTCGTCGTCGTCGACGAGTCCGCGATGACCGACACCGCCGCCCTGGCCGCGATCCACGGCCACACCGCGGCGGCCGGGGCGAAGCTGCTTTTGGTCGGGGACCACAAGCAGCTCGCCGCTGTCGGCGCCGGCGGCGGCATGGACATGCTCGCCGCGGCCGGGTCGCGCTACGAGCTCACCGACGCCCGCCGCTTCACCGACGGCTGGGAGCGCGCCGCGTCCCTGCGGCTGCGCGCCGGGGACGAGACGGTCCTGCGCGAGTACCACCAGCAGGGCCGACTCATCGACTCCGGCACCCGCGACGACGCCGAAGCGTCCGCCGCACGGGGATGGCTGGCCGACACCCTCGACGGCCGCCGGTCCCTGCTCCTGGTCGACACCAACGACCAGGCCGCCCGGCTGTCCGCCCAGCTGCGGACCGAGCTGGTCCGACTCGGGCGGGTCGACGAGCACGGGGCCCCGCTCGGGATGCAGGGCACCTTCGCCGGGGTCGGAGACCTGGTGCAGGCCCGACGCAACGGCTGGAACCTGGTCGGCGTCGAGGGCAACCGCCGCGGCCCGATCAACCGCGAGACCTACCGCGTCACCGCCGTCCGCGACGACGGCGCCCTGGAAGTGACCACCGACCCCATCGGGGACGGAGGGGAGCGGCTGGTCCTGCCCGCGGACTACGTCGCCGAGCACCTCGCGCTCGGCTACGCCTCCACCGTGCACGCCGCGCAGGGCGCCACCGTCGACACCACCCACACCGTCGCCACCCCGAACACCGCCGCCGCCGCGCTGTACGTCGGCATGTCCCGCGGCCGAAGCTCCAACACCGCGCACGTCGCCACCCGCACCGGACCGCAGGACGCGGCCGAGGGCACCACCCACGAACACGGCGTGCACCGCGACCCCGTAGCCACCCTCGCCGGGATCCTCGACACCAGTGAGCAGGCCGTCGAGCGTTCCTCGCTCACATTCGCCGCCGACTCCGTGGCCGAAGCCCTCAGCACCCGCACCGCGGCCGACCTGCTCTCCGAGGGCGCCCAGCTCGCCGCGACCGAGCGCACCAACGCCGCCCTCGACCGGCTCGTCGACACCGGCGCGCTGACCGTCGAGCAGCGCACCCGCATCGCCGCCGAGGACGGCACCGGCGCTCTGACCCGCATCCTGCGCCGCGCCGAACTCGCCGGGCACGACCCCGACACCGTCCTGGGCGACGCCGTCGAACGCGGCCCGCTCACCGGCGCCCGCACCGTGTCCAACGTCCTCTACTCCCGCATCCGCGACGGCCACCGCTTCGACCCCGTCGGACAGAGCTGGACCGACTGGACCCCCCGGGTCGAGGACAAGGAGTGGGACACCTACCTGAGCGCGCTCGCCGAGGCCGCCGACGACCGCGCCCACACCCTCGGCGCCGAGCTGGCCGACGCCCCGCAGCCCTGGGCGCTCGCCGCGTTCGGAGAGGCCCCCGACGACGGCCCCGCCCGCGCCGCCTGGGCCGACAGGGTCGGGCGGGTCGCGGCCTACCGCGAGGCCCGCGGCCACGACGACCCCGACGACGCCCTCGGACCGGCCCGCAGCCCGGGCAGGTCGAGCAGTTCGCCGCCTACCGCGCGGCGTGGCGCGACCTCGGACGGCCCGAGATCGACCGCGAGCACCTGGAGCTGTCCAACGGCCAGCTCCGGATGCGCGTGCGTGCCTACGACCGCGAGCTGGCCGCCGCGCCCCGCTACGTCGCCAACGAGCTCGCCGCCACCCACCAGGCCGCGACCCGCCACCAGCAGGACGCCGCCCTGCGCCGCGCCGAAGCCGACGCGGCGACCGACCCGGCCGAGCAGCAGCGCCTCACCGAGGAGGCCGCCCAGGCCGCGGCGCTCGCCGCGGTCCTGGAACAGCGCGCGACCGAGCTGGCCGAGGTCGACGACGCCCGCAGCCGCTGGCTCGCCCACACCGCCCAGACCCGCGCGCAGGCCGAGTTGTCCAAGGCCGAGCTGTTCGCCCGCGACGCCGACGACGACCCCGACGACCGGATCACCGCCGCCGAGTGGAAGGCCGCCCACGACGCCGCCGTCGCCGACGACGACCGACACCGCGAGATCACCGAGGGCGACATCGCCGACCACCTCGACGACACCCGACCCGACGAGGACCGGGATGTGGCCGAGTCGCGGCGGGAGGACGCGCGCGAGGCCCCGCCGGTCCAGACCGGGGAGGATGTCGTGCGGGTCCCGGACGCCGAGCAGACCGAGCAGTCGGTCCAGCACGCCCGCCGGATGCTCGACGAGATCGCCTACCGCGACGCCGTCGACGAACCCGAGGACGAGCGCGCCGACCAGCTCATCCGCTGGCACACCGACGACGCCGCGACTGAAGGCTTCGACGACGTAG
- a CDS encoding MFS transporter: MSTGTTPTRPDDDRGTPRATTRLPGAVYLLGLSLFAIGSSEFLIAGVLPPVAADLDVSLPAAGTLISAYAMGVVVGAPPLALLTLRWSRRTTLIASQVVFVAATTAGMLVEGYWPLLISRVVVGLAYAGFWAAAMVTALHLVTPDRAARALAVVVGGLSLAMVLGGPLGTLISDVAGWRAGFWALAAATAATAVATAIVLPAGADQGPPRDVRGELRTMLRPRLWIAYGTTVLSTGSYMVTYSYIAGILTDVSRLDQRLVPAVLALFGIGAVAGLTVGGRIADRYPFPLLAGGLASITVLSGAMLIWASNSTIMVVLFFLLGFAAFVLNPAVHGRVFAIGADAPTLAGAVNVSAFQVGITLAAAVGGVAITATGRLTAIAWVGIAGAILALSTVAVDARWPLSVRKPESPS, from the coding sequence ATGAGCACCGGAACCACCCCGACCCGACCCGACGACGACCGCGGCACGCCGCGTGCGACAACGCGACTACCCGGAGCGGTGTACCTGCTGGGGCTGAGCCTGTTCGCCATCGGAAGCTCCGAGTTCCTCATCGCCGGCGTCCTCCCACCGGTCGCCGCCGACCTCGACGTGTCCTTACCGGCCGCCGGAACCCTGATCTCGGCCTACGCCATGGGCGTCGTCGTCGGGGCCCCGCCGCTGGCGCTGCTGACCTTGCGATGGTCCCGACGCACGACTCTCATCGCCAGCCAGGTCGTGTTCGTCGCCGCCACCACAGCGGGGATGCTCGTCGAGGGCTACTGGCCCCTGCTGATCTCACGCGTCGTGGTTGGTCTGGCCTATGCCGGGTTCTGGGCCGCTGCGATGGTGACCGCGCTGCACTTGGTCACCCCGGACCGCGCCGCACGCGCACTCGCCGTCGTCGTCGGCGGCCTGAGCCTGGCCATGGTGCTCGGCGGACCACTGGGCACCCTGATCAGCGACGTCGCTGGCTGGCGGGCTGGATTCTGGGCTCTTGCCGCCGCCACCGCCGCCACCGCCGTCGCCACCGCGATCGTCCTCCCCGCCGGAGCGGATCAGGGACCGCCACGCGATGTGCGGGGTGAACTTCGCACGATGCTGCGTCCGCGGCTCTGGATCGCCTATGGCACAACCGTTCTCAGTACCGGCTCGTACATGGTCACCTACAGCTACATCGCCGGAATCCTGACCGACGTGAGCCGACTGGATCAACGCCTGGTGCCTGCCGTCCTGGCGTTGTTCGGCATCGGTGCCGTGGCTGGCTTGACCGTCGGCGGCCGGATAGCAGACCGATACCCGTTCCCGCTGCTCGCGGGCGGGCTGGCGAGCATCACGGTCCTGTCCGGCGCCATGCTGATCTGGGCGTCGAACTCCACGATCATGGTGGTGCTGTTCTTCCTGCTCGGATTCGCGGCGTTCGTGCTCAATCCTGCGGTTCACGGCCGGGTGTTCGCCATCGGCGCCGACGCTCCGACCCTGGCCGGTGCGGTCAACGTCTCCGCCTTCCAGGTCGGCATCACGCTGGCCGCCGCCGTCGGCGGCGTCGCGATCACCGCAACCGGCCGCCTCACCGCGATCGCGTGGGTGGGCATAGCCGGCGCGATTCTCGCCCTCTCGACCGTGGCCGTCGACGCCCGATGGCCGCTGTCCGTGCGCAAGCCCGAATCGCCCTCCTGA
- a CDS encoding NAD(P)/FAD-dependent oxidoreductase yields the protein MIEEPTYDVVVVGAGAAGLSGALTLARARRSVLVVDAGEPRNAPAAAMHGFLTLDGAAPDRVLTEGRREVEHYGAVIRRARVTEVGPVRRTDGSPVFDLGLDDGGRVRARRVLLACGLVDRLPAVDGVRERWGRDVLHCPYCHGYEVRDQPVAVLATGPAAAHLALLMRQWTSNVTFIQPEDFSLDHAQRAQLDARGIGLVVGDAAGLDITGDALSAVRLTDGRVVPCRALVVTPRFEARSDLAVALGARVAEHPAGTGSMVVTDPTTLQAAPGVWAAGNITNLMAQVVQAAAQGVQAGISINSDLVTEDTAAALPPSGPWAPIPEGPEEEAVRR from the coding sequence ATGATCGAAGAACCGACATATGACGTTGTTGTCGTGGGAGCCGGCGCGGCCGGGCTCAGCGGAGCGCTCACCCTCGCCCGGGCCCGGCGGTCCGTCTTGGTGGTCGATGCGGGAGAGCCGCGCAACGCTCCGGCGGCCGCCATGCACGGATTCCTGACCCTTGATGGAGCTGCACCGGACAGGGTGCTGACCGAAGGCCGTCGGGAAGTGGAGCACTACGGCGCCGTTATCCGCCGTGCACGAGTGACAGAGGTCGGCCCGGTCAGGAGGACCGACGGATCACCGGTATTTGACCTCGGCCTCGACGACGGTGGCCGAGTACGGGCCCGGCGGGTCCTGCTGGCCTGTGGGCTCGTCGACCGCCTGCCCGCGGTCGACGGGGTGCGGGAGCGTTGGGGGCGAGACGTTCTGCACTGTCCCTACTGCCACGGCTATGAGGTCCGCGATCAGCCGGTAGCCGTACTGGCCACCGGACCGGCTGCAGCACACCTCGCGCTGCTCATGCGGCAGTGGACCTCGAACGTGACGTTCATTCAGCCTGAGGACTTCTCCCTCGACCATGCCCAGCGCGCCCAGCTCGACGCGCGAGGTATCGGGCTCGTCGTCGGCGACGCCGCCGGACTCGACATCACCGGCGACGCCCTCAGTGCGGTCCGCCTCACCGACGGTCGAGTAGTTCCCTGCCGTGCACTGGTCGTGACACCTCGATTCGAAGCGCGTAGCGACCTGGCGGTCGCTCTCGGCGCGCGCGTCGCCGAGCACCCAGCAGGCACCGGATCGATGGTGGTCACCGACCCCACCACGCTGCAGGCAGCGCCTGGCGTGTGGGCGGCCGGAAACATCACCAACCTGATGGCCCAGGTCGTGCAGGCCGCCGCCCAGGGCGTACAAGCCGGAATCTCGATCAACTCCGACCTGGTCACCGAGGACACCGCAGCCGCGCTCCCTCCATCGGGACCCTGGGCCCCGATTCCCGAAGGCCCCGAAGAAGAGGCAGTCCGTCGATGA
- a CDS encoding helix-turn-helix domain-containing protein: protein MGPRLRELRRRRGTTLADLAELTGFSISTLSRLESGKRRPTLEFLVPLARAYRVPLDDLVGAPETGDPRVHLRPRNHRGRTIVPLTRYPGPLQAYKQILPGRDPDQPLPEPVVHDGYEWLYVLSGELRLILGDHDVVLRPGEVAEFDTHVPHWFASASPRPTEILNLFGPQGERAHITAVTGRRQSPVGTDDVDLD from the coding sequence GTGGGTCCACGGCTGCGGGAGCTACGCCGGCGCCGAGGGACGACCCTCGCCGATCTCGCGGAGCTGACCGGCTTCTCGATCAGCACCCTGTCGCGTCTCGAGTCGGGCAAGCGCCGCCCGACCCTGGAGTTCCTCGTCCCGCTCGCCCGGGCCTACCGAGTGCCGCTCGACGACCTCGTCGGCGCACCCGAGACCGGCGACCCGCGCGTGCACCTGCGACCACGGAACCACCGCGGGCGAACGATCGTGCCACTGACCCGCTACCCGGGTCCGCTCCAGGCCTACAAGCAGATCCTGCCCGGCCGAGACCCCGATCAGCCGCTTCCCGAGCCCGTCGTCCACGACGGGTACGAGTGGCTCTACGTGCTGAGCGGAGAACTACGGCTGATCCTCGGCGACCACGACGTCGTCCTGAGGCCCGGTGAGGTCGCCGAGTTCGACACCCACGTTCCGCACTGGTTCGCCAGCGCCAGCCCTCGACCGACCGAGATCTTGAACCTGTTCGGGCCCCAGGGAGAACGGGCGCACATTACGGCGGTCACTGGTCGTCGGCAGTCTCCAGTCGGAACGGATGACGTCGACCTGGACTGA